The proteins below come from a single Danio aesculapii chromosome 23, fDanAes4.1, whole genome shotgun sequence genomic window:
- the si:dkey-78k11.9 gene encoding P2Y purinoceptor 1, whose protein sequence is MESNSTCKLVNFDFTFRFLPSVYVSVFTLGVMGNCLGLKSIYKNWTKMGNVNIFMLNLCGADILYLLTLPFFVVYYASEHNWIFGHAFCKILRLCFCINLYGSIGFLTCISVYRYLGIVHTLRVKGRITARFSVLVALFVWLLVFLQSLPDLFFVKTSENATSCYDTTSDKYIREYLQYSIGRTVVGFGIPLLIMLCCYGHVAFTLLTKKDIDIILKLRCLRLVVILILLFSICFTPFHIFRNINLATRISKLDGTCLKWYADVYIANQVGNGLACMNSAINPLLYLFNSDEFLMKFFVKCRRSRQSVVSPQVSPSLKRELTMS, encoded by the coding sequence ATGGAGTCTAACTCTACCTGTAAATTAGTCAATTTTGACTTTACGTTTAGATTTTTGCCCTCAGTCTACGTGAGTGTTTTCACTCTTGGAGTTATGGGAAACTGTTTGGGGCTAAAATCGATATATAAGAACTGGACGAAAATGGGCAACGTGAATATCTTCATGCTTAACCTTTGCGGGGCAGACATTTTATATCTTCTCACTTTGCCTTTTTTTGTGGTTTACTACGCATCCGAGCACAACTGGATCTTTGGACATGCTTTCTGCAAGATTTTAAGATTGTGTTTCTGCATCAACCTGTACGGCAGCATCGGTTTCCTCACCTGCATCAGCGTTTACAGGTACCTGGGCATCGTCCACACTTTAAGAGTTAAAGGCAGAATTACAGCGAGGTTCTCCGTCTTGGTTGCTTTGTTTGTATGGCTTCTGGTTTTTCTTCAGTCTCTGCCTGATTTGTTCTTTGTCAAAACCTCCGAGAATGCAACGTCATGCTATGACACGACTTCGGACAAGTACATTAGGGAATACCTCCAGTACAGCATCGGGAGGACGGTCGTTGGATTCGGTATCCCGTTGTTAATCATGCTCTGCTGCTACGGACATGTGGCGTTTACACTGTTGACAAAGAAAGACATCGACATCATCTTGAAGCTGAGGTGTCTGAGGCTGGTTGTCATCCTGATTCTGCTCTTCTCGATTTGTTTTACTCCTTTtcatatatttagaaatataaaccTGGCAACTCGAATTTCCAAGCTCGACGGCACGTGTCTGAAATGGTACGCAGATGTATATATTGCAAACCAGGTTGGAAATGGACTGGCGTGCATGAATAGTGCCATCAACCCGCTTCTCTACCTGTTTAACAGTGATGAGTTTTTGATGAAGTTTTTTGTAAAGTGCAGACGATCCAGACAATCTGTCGTTTCTCCTCAAGTTTCTCCTTCACTAAAGCGTGAACTTACCATGAGTTAG
- the ccn5 gene encoding WNT1-inducible-signaling pathway protein 2: MDRLLRDKRTGELVAWTLLFYLSSQVCCQQCGSSCQCQGSVPSCPEGVPLILDGCQCCQVCARQQGEVCSEVFPCDGQRGLQCDYSASFPGEPGECVSQKELGCELNGVSYQEGQVFQPSCSLQCRCSGGGVTCVPQCREDVLLPTPDCPHPRRVQPPGKCCKEWVCENLDNTVLQDAHIASKSDQTLPADSGYQTRAVSNCIDQSSEWSACSRTCGSGISIRVSNQNPSCVLEMQMRLCMIRPCQPVLHRSPQWSRRKCQPSYRSATPVRLFHQGCYSTRLYRPRYCGSCTDNRCCTPYQTGTAMVTFRCPGGRLFNHAVMTINSCICHYNCPYSSRGTPFWG, translated from the exons ATGGACAGGCTGCTGAGAGACAAAAGGACTGGAGAGCTGGTGGCTTGGACACTGCTGTTTTACCTGAGCTCCCAG GTGTGCTGTCAGCAGTGTGGCAGCTCATGTCAGTGCCAAGGTTCTGTACCATCCTGTCCAGAAGGAGTTCCTCTCATTCTCGATGGGTGCCAGTGCTGCCAGGTGTGTGCCCGACAGCAGGGTGAGGTCTGCAGTgaggtgtttccctgtgatggtcAGCGTGGCCTGCAGTGTGACTACAGCGCCAGCTTTCCTGGAGAGCCGGGAGAGTGTGTCA GTCAGAAGGAGCTGGGTTGTGAGCTCAATGGCGTCTCTTACCAGGAAGGTCAGGTATTTCAGCCCTCCTGTTCTCTCCAGTGCCGATGTTCGGGTGGAGGGGTGACCTGTGTGCCCCAGTGCCGTGAGGATGTTCTCCTGCCCACGCCAGACTGCCCTCATCCTCGAAGAGTTCAACCACCAGGAAAATGCTGTAAAGAGTGGGTGTGTGAAAATCTGGACAACACTGTGCTTCAGGACGCTCACATAG CCTCCAAAAGTGACCAGACCTTGCCTGCTGACTCTGGATACCAAACAAGAGCCGTTTCAAACTGTATAGACCAAAGCTCAGAGTGGAGTGCTTGCTCGCGTACCTGCGGGTCTGGAATATCCATACGGGTGTCCAACCAAAACCCATCCTGTGTCTTGGAGATGCAGATGCGCTTGTGTATGATCCGACCCTGCCAGCCTGTCCTCCACAGAAGCCCACAG TGGTCAAGGAGGAAATGTCAACCCAGCTACAGGTCAGCGACTCCAGTGCGGCTTTTCCACCAGGGCTGCTACAGCACACGGCTCTACAGGCCGCGTTATTGTGGCTCATGTACAGACAACCGTTGTTGTACACCATACCAGACTGGCACGGCAATGGTCACTTTCCGCTGCCCAGGAGGAAGACTGTTCAATCATGCTGTCATGACTATCAACTCCTGCATCTGCCATTACAACTGCCCCTATTCATCAAGAGGAACACCATTCTGGGGTTAG